In a genomic window of Periophthalmus magnuspinnatus isolate fPerMag1 chromosome 3, fPerMag1.2.pri, whole genome shotgun sequence:
- the gnpnat1 gene encoding glucosamine 6-phosphate N-acetyltransferase — translation MLLDETPLFDPALLQDLDWSSNSISFSPPISPSNPGEGLILRPLCTADFTRGFFKVLSQLTKTGDVSQELFIKKFDHMKKTGDYYVVVVEDTQLGQIVATATLITEHKFIHSCAKRGRVEEVVVTDVCRGKQLGKLLVATLILLSKKLDCYKITLECAPKNVTFYEKFGYKASDETYMQCRFFD, via the exons ATGTTGCTGGACGAGACTCCGCTTTTTGACCCTGCTCTGCTTCAAGATTTGGACTGGAGCAGTAATAGCATCTCCTTTTCACCACCCATCTCTCCCTCTAACCCTGGAGAGGGCCTAATACTCCGGCCTCTGTGCACAGCCGACTTCACTCGGG GCTTTTTCAAGGTACTTTCTCAACTTACCAAAACTGGTGATGTTTCACAAGAACTATTTATAA AAAAGTTTGATCATATGAAGAAAACTGGAGACTACTACGTGGTTGTAGTGGAAGACACACAATTAGGACAGATCGTTGCTACAGCTACACTTATCACAGAACACAAATTTATACACTCATGTGCGAAg CGAGGCCGAGTGGAGGAGGTAGTGGTAACTGATGTATGTAGAGGAAAGCAGCTGGGTAAATT GCTAGTTGCAACTCTTATTCTGCTCAGCAAAAAACTGGACTGCTATAAAATCACATTGGAATGTGCACCCAAAAACGTCACCTTCTATGAGAAGTTTGGCTACAAAGCTTCAGATGAGACCTACATGCAGTGTAGGTTCTTTGACTGA
- the styx gene encoding serine/threonine/tyrosine-interacting protein, protein MDGESKLQFPSLPVTEEELLDWAYPMRREMQEILPGLYLGPYSAAMKSKLPILERHCITHIVCVRQDIEANFIKPNFPHTFRYLVLDIADKPVENIIRFFPMTKEFIDNCLASGGKVLVHGNAGISRSAALVIAYLMETFGMKYRDAFSHVQDRRFCINPNVGFVHQLQEYEAIYLAKLTIKMMSPMQLGRSFLQAGVAGSRKRSLEEDEDFGTMQVTAAQNG, encoded by the exons ATGGACGGTGAGAGCAAACTCCAGTTCCCGTCTCTGCCTGTGACGGAGGAGGAGCTGCTG GACTGGGCTTACCCAATGAGACGAgaaatgcag GAGATATTACCAGGACTATATTTGGGTCCCTACTCTGCTGCAATGAAAAGCAAG CTGCCTATTCTGGAAAGACACTGTATAACACACATTGTGTGCGTGCGTCAAGATATTGAGGCGAATTTTATCAAACCTAATTTTCCACATACATTCAG ATACCTGGTGTTAGACATTGCAGACAAACCAGTGGAGAATATAATACGATTTTTCCCCATG ACTAAAGAATTTATTGATAACTGTTTAGCATCAGGAG gaAAGGTTCTGGTTCATGGGAATGCGGGGATATCAAGAAG TGCTGCCTTAGTGATCGCATACCTGATGGAAACTTTTGGAATGAAATACAG GGATGCATTTAGTCATGTTCAGGACAGAAGGTTCTGCATCAACCCCAATGTGGGTTTTGTGCATCAGCTACAA GAATATGAAGCAATTTACTTGGCCAAATTGACTATTAAAATGATGTCACCAATGCAACTGGGCAGATCTTTCTTGCAAGCTGGAGTGGCAG GGAGTCGTAAACGCAGTCTGGAGGAAGATGAAGATTTTGGAACAATGCAGGTTACAGCTGCACAGAATGGATAA